One window from the genome of Haloprofundus halobius encodes:
- the dnaK gene encoding molecular chaperone DnaK: MASNKILGIDLGTTNSAFAVMEGGDPEIIVNAEGDRTTPSVVAFTDDERLVGKPAKNQAIQNPDRTFRSIKRHMGEEEFTVEVDGEEYTPEQVSAMILQKIKRDAEEYLGDDVEKAVITVPAYFNDRQRQATKDAGEIAGFDVERIINEPTAASMAYGLDDDSDQTVLVYDLGGGTFDVSILDLGGGVYEVVATNGDNDLGGDDWDEAIIDYLAREFENDHGIDLREDRQALQRLKDAAEEAKIELSSRKETDINLPFITATDSGPVHLEQSLTRAKFESLTSDLIDRTVEPTEQALSDAGYSKSDIDEVILVGGSTRMPQVQEKVSDLVGQEPKKNVNPDEAVALGAAIQGGVLGGEVDDIVLLDVTPLSLGIEVKGGLFERLIEKNTTIPTEESKIFTTAADNQTSVQVRVFQGEREMAQNNELLGEFQLTGIPPAPAGTPQIEVTFNIDENGIVNVEAEDKGSGNREDITIEGGAGLSDEEVERMQEEAEQHAEEDKERRERIEARNEAEGAVQRAEKLLDENEENIDDDLYADIESAIEDVEATLEDEDASTEELEDATENLSQELQEIGKQMYQQQAQAGPGGAGGAAGGPGGAGSGGAGPGSAGPGGMGGDDSDDDEYVDADFEDVDEDDQ, translated from the coding sequence ATGGCGAGTAACAAGATTCTCGGTATCGACCTCGGTACCACGAACAGCGCGTTCGCGGTGATGGAAGGTGGCGACCCCGAAATCATCGTCAACGCCGAGGGCGACCGCACGACTCCCTCCGTCGTGGCGTTCACCGACGACGAGCGACTCGTCGGCAAACCGGCGAAGAACCAGGCGATTCAGAACCCCGACCGGACGTTCCGCTCCATCAAGCGCCACATGGGCGAGGAGGAGTTCACGGTCGAGGTCGACGGTGAAGAGTACACCCCCGAACAGGTGTCGGCGATGATCCTCCAGAAGATCAAGCGCGACGCCGAGGAGTATCTCGGCGACGACGTCGAGAAAGCCGTCATCACGGTCCCCGCGTACTTCAACGACCGCCAGCGACAGGCGACGAAGGACGCCGGCGAGATCGCCGGCTTCGACGTCGAGCGCATCATCAACGAGCCGACGGCGGCGTCGATGGCGTACGGCCTCGACGACGACTCCGACCAGACCGTCCTCGTCTACGACCTCGGCGGCGGGACGTTCGACGTCTCCATTCTCGACCTCGGCGGCGGCGTCTACGAGGTTGTCGCCACGAACGGTGACAACGATCTCGGCGGCGACGACTGGGACGAGGCCATCATCGACTACCTCGCCAGGGAGTTCGAAAACGACCACGGCATCGACCTCCGCGAGGACCGACAGGCGCTGCAGCGCCTGAAGGACGCCGCAGAGGAAGCGAAGATCGAACTCTCCTCGCGCAAGGAGACCGACATCAACCTCCCGTTCATCACGGCGACCGACTCCGGCCCGGTCCACCTCGAACAGTCGCTCACCCGCGCGAAGTTCGAGAGCCTCACCTCCGACCTCATCGACCGTACCGTCGAACCCACGGAACAAGCACTCTCGGATGCCGGCTACTCGAAGTCCGACATCGACGAGGTCATCCTCGTCGGCGGGTCGACCCGGATGCCGCAGGTCCAGGAGAAAGTGAGCGACCTCGTCGGCCAGGAGCCGAAGAAGAACGTCAACCCCGACGAGGCAGTCGCGCTCGGCGCGGCGATTCAGGGCGGCGTCCTCGGCGGCGAAGTCGACGACATCGTCCTGCTCGACGTGACCCCGCTCAGCCTCGGTATCGAGGTCAAGGGCGGACTGTTCGAGCGCCTCATCGAGAAGAACACCACGATTCCGACCGAGGAGTCGAAGATATTCACCACGGCGGCGGACAACCAGACCTCCGTCCAGGTCCGCGTCTTCCAGGGTGAGCGCGAGATGGCGCAGAACAACGAACTGCTCGGCGAGTTCCAGCTCACGGGCATCCCGCCGGCGCCCGCCGGAACTCCGCAGATCGAGGTGACGTTCAACATCGACGAGAACGGTATCGTCAACGTCGAAGCCGAGGACAAAGGCTCCGGCAACAGAGAGGACATCACCATCGAGGGCGGCGCGGGTCTCTCCGACGAGGAGGTCGAGCGGATGCAGGAGGAAGCCGAACAGCACGCCGAGGAGGACAAGGAACGACGCGAGCGCATCGAGGCCAGAAACGAGGCAGAGGGCGCGGTCCAGCGCGCAGAGAAACTCCTCGACGAGAACGAGGAGAACATCGACGACGACCTCTACGCCGACATCGAGTCGGCCATCGAGGACGTCGAGGCGACGCTCGAAGACGAGGACGCCTCTACCGAGGAGCTCGAAGACGCGACCGAGAACCTCTCGCAGGAACTGCAGGAGATCGGCAAGCAGATGTACCAGCAGCAGGCGCAGGCCGGACCCGGCGGCGCGGGCGGTGCGGCAGGCGGTCCGGGCGGCGCCGGTTCGGGCGGCGCCGGTCCGGGCAGTGCAGGCCCCGGCGGCATGGGCGGCGACGACTCCGACGACGACGAGTACGTCGACGCCGACTTCGAAGACGTGGACGAGGACGACCAGTAG
- the grpE gene encoding nucleotide exchange factor GrpE — translation MTDDAPDESAAEREAEEHTEQSVTDASTADAEPTDNGANAGTAESEGGDENARDSVEDELTTDVGVDADLAARAAEYDDELAAEVDELQTRTEELEAELNEKNNRVEELESGLRRTQADFQNYKKRAKKKQDDIRDRATEDLVARLVGVRDNLLRALDQDEDADIRPGVESTLKEFDRILDDENVEPIEPDPGETVDPQRHEVMMRVDSDHPEGTVADVYQPGYEMAEKVIRAAQVTVSKGDE, via the coding sequence ATGACCGACGACGCACCCGACGAGTCAGCGGCAGAGCGAGAAGCCGAGGAGCACACCGAGCAGTCGGTTACGGACGCGTCGACGGCGGACGCCGAACCGACCGATAACGGCGCGAACGCCGGGACCGCCGAGAGCGAGGGAGGCGACGAAAACGCGCGGGATTCGGTCGAAGACGAACTGACGACCGACGTCGGCGTCGACGCCGACCTCGCCGCGCGCGCGGCGGAGTACGACGACGAACTCGCGGCCGAAGTGGACGAACTGCAGACGCGCACCGAGGAACTCGAAGCCGAACTCAACGAGAAGAACAACCGCGTTGAGGAACTGGAGTCGGGGCTGCGCCGCACCCAAGCCGATTTCCAGAACTACAAGAAACGCGCGAAGAAGAAACAGGACGACATCCGCGACCGGGCGACCGAAGACCTCGTCGCGCGCCTCGTCGGCGTCCGCGACAACCTCCTGCGGGCGCTCGACCAGGACGAGGACGCCGACATCCGCCCCGGCGTCGAGTCGACGCTCAAGGAGTTCGACCGCATCCTCGACGACGAGAACGTCGAACCCATCGAACCCGACCCCGGCGAGACCGTCGACCCGCAACGCCACGAGGTGATGATGCGCGTCGACAGCGACCACCCCGAGGGAACCGTCGCCGACGTCTACCAACCGGGCTACGAGATGGCCGAGAAGGTCATCCGCGCGGCGCAGGTGACGGTGAGTAAAGGCGACGAGTAA
- a CDS encoding DUF790 family protein, giving the protein MLTKDLLRVSRRGGYRPRFVDQTRRPLAARVLGVYQGHVGERREALTAALDDLEADSDDFKLVRGFAALADREATFETDAALPPERARRVAFESAETVGGVASDDERTAALDVAADRLGVESEDIEASLYADRDVNQRLAEFDPRWSPDELLSQYNLSLAQTALFDATEVRVQSSDPKALVSAVKRLRLMYEIRKTEQGREVVVTGPDRLFRRTRRYGTGFARLLRTVAKSADWSLTATIDDRGTERELTLTNEDVSVPGVEPIAESTYDSGVESDFAARFSSLDLDWDLVREPEPLETGYRVMIPDFAFDYRHADFRIYFEIMGFWTPEYVEKKLSQLADLEAVDMVVAVDESLGVGEEIRARDHRAIPYSGSVRLKDVVDVLREYEADLVAAVVDDLPEVLEPDADVTSLDAVAANFGVSADAVDDRRFPAHERLGRTLVRPAVLDELREELEAGMSLSEAETVLDERGVDDASAVLSALGYRVEWEGLGGGTLREKG; this is encoded by the coding sequence GTGCTGACGAAAGACCTCCTCCGGGTGTCACGCCGCGGCGGCTATCGCCCGCGGTTCGTCGACCAGACGCGTCGTCCGCTGGCGGCGCGGGTGCTCGGCGTCTATCAGGGTCACGTCGGCGAGCGTCGCGAGGCGCTGACGGCGGCGTTGGACGACCTCGAAGCCGACTCGGACGACTTCAAACTCGTTCGCGGATTCGCGGCGCTGGCCGACCGAGAGGCGACGTTCGAGACCGACGCCGCCCTGCCGCCGGAGCGCGCCCGTCGCGTCGCCTTCGAGAGTGCCGAAACCGTCGGCGGCGTCGCTAGCGACGACGAGCGAACCGCGGCGCTCGACGTCGCGGCGGACCGACTGGGCGTCGAAAGCGAGGACATCGAGGCGTCGCTGTACGCCGACCGGGACGTGAACCAGCGACTCGCCGAGTTCGACCCGCGGTGGTCGCCCGACGAACTCCTCTCACAGTACAACCTTTCGCTCGCGCAGACCGCGCTGTTCGACGCCACCGAAGTCAGGGTCCAAAGTTCGGACCCGAAGGCGCTCGTCTCGGCGGTGAAACGACTGCGGCTGATGTACGAAATTCGAAAGACCGAGCAGGGGAGAGAGGTCGTCGTCACCGGTCCAGACAGGCTCTTTCGGCGGACTCGGCGCTACGGAACCGGCTTCGCGCGCCTGCTCCGGACTGTCGCCAAGTCGGCCGACTGGTCGCTCACGGCGACCATCGACGACCGCGGGACCGAGCGCGAACTGACGCTCACGAACGAGGACGTGTCGGTGCCGGGGGTCGAACCGATCGCCGAATCGACGTACGACAGCGGCGTCGAGTCCGATTTCGCCGCCCGCTTTTCCTCTTTGGACCTCGACTGGGACCTCGTACGCGAACCCGAACCGCTCGAAACCGGCTACCGTGTGATGATTCCCGACTTCGCGTTCGACTACCGCCACGCCGATTTTCGCATCTACTTCGAAATCATGGGGTTCTGGACGCCCGAGTACGTCGAGAAGAAGCTCTCGCAACTGGCCGACCTCGAAGCGGTCGACATGGTCGTCGCTGTCGACGAGTCGCTGGGCGTCGGCGAGGAGATTCGTGCCCGTGACCACCGCGCGATTCCGTACTCGGGGTCGGTTCGACTGAAGGACGTGGTCGACGTACTGCGCGAGTACGAGGCCGACCTCGTCGCCGCCGTCGTCGACGACCTGCCGGAGGTACTCGAACCCGACGCCGACGTGACGTCGCTCGACGCAGTTGCCGCCAACTTCGGTGTCAGCGCAGACGCTGTCGACGACCGACGGTTCCCGGCGCACGAACGGCTGGGCCGGACGCTCGTTCGACCGGCCGTCCTCGACGAGTTGCGCGAGGAACTCGAGGCCGGAATGTCGCTCTCGGAGGCCGAAACCGTACTCGACGAACGCGGCGTCGACGACGCCAGCGCGGTGCTCTCGGCGCTGGGGTACCGTGTCGAGTGGGAGGGTCTGGGCGGCGGGACACTCCGCGAGAAGGGGTGA
- a CDS encoding DEAD/DEAH box helicase: MTVTLRYENGTIRIDADADEAVPSLPFVEDDPRSGVARAPASRYAQLRRVLDERGVDCDDRVLSDTSLDLSTTYDLREYQRDALDAWLSNSQRGILELPTGSGKTVVAIAAMVELGVPTLVVVPTIDLLEQWRRELETEFDIPIGQFGGGEQIREDITVSTYDSAYLRADEVGGEFGFVVFDEVHHLGGEGYRDIGRLLAAPARMGLTATFERPDGAHEVIEELVGRKVYDVSVDELAGGHLADYAIRRVEVELTDEERERYEDAQGTFVDYLRTANITFRSGSDYQRLVKRSGNDPRAREALLAKQRARDIMMNADEKVRELGRILDRHRDDRVIVFTAHTDLVYRLSERFLLPAITNETGAPERREILRRFRDGTYSRVVTANVLDEGVDVPDANVAVVLSGSGSEREFTQRLGRILRPKEDGQTATLYELVSAETAEERVAARRR, from the coding sequence GTGACGGTCACGCTGCGCTACGAGAACGGCACCATCCGCATCGACGCCGATGCCGACGAGGCGGTGCCGTCGCTCCCGTTCGTCGAGGACGACCCGAGAAGCGGCGTCGCCCGCGCGCCCGCCTCCCGCTACGCGCAACTCCGGCGGGTTCTCGACGAGCGCGGCGTCGACTGCGACGACCGAGTGCTCTCCGATACCTCTTTGGACCTCTCAACGACGTACGACCTCCGCGAGTACCAGCGCGACGCGCTGGACGCGTGGCTGTCGAACAGCCAGCGCGGTATCCTCGAGCTCCCCACCGGTAGCGGAAAGACTGTCGTCGCCATCGCGGCCATGGTCGAACTCGGCGTACCGACGCTCGTCGTCGTCCCGACCATCGACCTGCTCGAACAGTGGCGGCGCGAGCTCGAAACGGAGTTCGATATCCCCATCGGCCAGTTCGGCGGCGGCGAGCAGATTCGAGAGGACATAACGGTCTCGACGTACGACTCCGCCTACTTGCGCGCCGACGAGGTCGGCGGCGAGTTCGGGTTCGTCGTCTTCGACGAGGTTCACCATCTCGGCGGCGAGGGCTACCGCGACATCGGCCGCCTCCTCGCCGCCCCCGCTCGGATGGGCCTCACGGCGACGTTCGAGCGCCCCGACGGCGCACACGAGGTCATAGAGGAACTGGTGGGTCGGAAGGTGTACGACGTCTCCGTCGACGAGTTGGCGGGCGGTCACCTCGCTGACTACGCGATTCGCCGCGTCGAGGTCGAACTCACCGACGAGGAGCGCGAACGCTACGAAGACGCACAAGGAACGTTCGTCGACTACCTCCGAACGGCGAACATCACGTTCCGGAGCGGCAGCGACTACCAACGCTTGGTCAAACGCTCCGGAAACGACCCGCGCGCACGCGAGGCCCTGCTGGCGAAGCAACGCGCCCGCGACATCATGATGAACGCCGACGAGAAGGTGCGCGAACTCGGGCGGATTCTCGACCGCCACCGCGATGACCGAGTCATCGTTTTTACTGCTCATACCGACCTCGTCTACCGACTCTCGGAACGATTTCTGCTCCCCGCCATCACGAACGAGACGGGCGCGCCGGAGCGCCGCGAGATACTTCGGCGGTTTCGAGATGGGACGTACTCGCGAGTGGTCACGGCGAACGTCTTAGACGAGGGCGTCGACGTGCCGGACGCGAACGTCGCCGTCGTCCTCTCCGGAAGCGGGAGCGAACGCGAGTTCACGCAGCGACTCGGCCGGATTCTGCGACCGAAGGAAGACGGACAGACGGCGACGCTGTATGAACTCGTGAGCGCGGAGACGGCCGAAGAGCGGGTGGCGGCGCGGCGGCGTTAA
- a CDS encoding proteasome assembly chaperone family protein: MARINVLAEDLAFDEPLLVEGLPGVGLVGKIAADHLVEEFEMTHYANVHCESIPKVAVYRDDDRSIHPPVRIYGDAERDLLVLQSDVPISPGAATEFAECLSDWFDDVNLTPIYISGLPREKDDEPPALYGIGTGDAAPMLDDAGIDAPAEMGLVSGPTGALLSYAVENDQSAVGLVVESDPQFPDPEAARVIITDGINALSDIEVPTDDLVDHAEEIREAKQRLAQRLQNAENDESSQAQPLRMYQ; this comes from the coding sequence ATGGCGCGAATCAACGTGCTCGCGGAGGACCTCGCGTTCGACGAACCGCTGCTCGTGGAGGGACTTCCCGGTGTCGGGCTAGTCGGGAAGATCGCCGCCGACCACCTCGTCGAGGAGTTCGAGATGACCCACTACGCGAACGTCCACTGCGAGAGCATCCCGAAAGTCGCGGTGTACCGCGACGACGACCGGAGCATCCACCCACCAGTACGCATCTACGGCGACGCCGAGCGGGACCTGCTCGTACTTCAGAGCGACGTGCCCATCTCGCCCGGTGCGGCCACCGAGTTCGCCGAGTGTCTCAGCGACTGGTTCGACGACGTGAACCTCACGCCCATCTACATCAGCGGACTCCCCCGTGAGAAGGACGACGAACCCCCGGCGCTCTACGGCATCGGCACCGGCGACGCCGCGCCGATGCTCGACGACGCCGGCATCGACGCCCCCGCGGAGATGGGACTCGTCTCCGGACCGACCGGCGCGCTGCTGAGCTACGCCGTCGAGAACGACCAGTCGGCCGTCGGCCTCGTCGTCGAGTCCGACCCGCAGTTTCCCGACCCGGAGGCCGCCCGCGTCATTATCACAGACGGCATCAACGCGCTGTCGGATATCGAGGTGCCGACCGACGACCTGGTCGACCACGCCGAGGAGATCCGCGAGGCGAAGCAGCGCCTCGCCCAGCGCCTCCAGAACGCCGAGAACGACGAGAGTTCGCAGGCGCAGCCGCTGCGGATGTATCAGTAA
- a CDS encoding DUF7122 family protein has protein sequence MSDERREEPTNSGQQFDRLPDTAEEREVPDRATREEVVGWWEERFGIPPKAFEDFTFWEKGKGKVWAFHGDTVDPIRIEGLGMSFLRTRQEHWKPTTNAVQRFGREATKNVVELAGETATRFAAGEDQDIEWDGDWGYLVVAHDLVGETEPMGVGLYLYGELRSTVPKGRQESLPVLD, from the coding sequence GTGAGCGACGAAAGGAGGGAAGAACCGACGAACTCCGGCCAGCAGTTCGACCGCCTCCCCGACACCGCCGAGGAGCGCGAGGTGCCCGACCGGGCGACGCGCGAGGAGGTCGTCGGCTGGTGGGAGGAACGGTTCGGAATCCCCCCGAAGGCGTTCGAGGACTTCACCTTCTGGGAGAAAGGCAAAGGTAAAGTCTGGGCGTTCCACGGCGACACCGTCGACCCGATACGCATCGAAGGGCTCGGGATGTCCTTTTTGCGGACGCGACAGGAGCACTGGAAGCCGACGACCAATGCGGTTCAGCGATTCGGACGTGAGGCGACGAAGAACGTCGTCGAACTCGCTGGCGAGACGGCGACGCGGTTCGCCGCCGGCGAGGACCAAGATATCGAGTGGGACGGCGACTGGGGCTACCTCGTCGTCGCCCACGACCTCGTCGGCGAGACCGAACCGATGGGCGTCGGCCTCTATCTCTACGGCGAACTCCGGTCGACGGTGCCGAAGGGTCGACAGGAGTCGCTGCCGGTGTTGGACTGA
- a CDS encoding RsmB/NOP family class I SAM-dependent RNA methyltransferase — translation MNPLERYAPLVDDEETFFAACERPLPSVVRVNTIKTTPARAREALDEEGVGYEPAGWHDGILKLDGRSPGTTWPYFHGWLHGQEEVSALPALAVDPEPGEFVWDACAAPGSKTTQLAAQMDDTGLLVGNDNNLGRLSALRHNAERLGVTNLAVTNQDARNFSLKPFGSDQFGGRRYDSDGGDDDGDNDAPADAAREAFDRALVDAPCSCEGTVRKNPDVLDQWTLDHVHSVAGIQKGVLRRAIQATKPGGTVVYSTCTFAPEENEAILSHALEEEDCRMVEFDSPLETVPGVTEWDDEEYHPDVTKAHRVYPHHNDTGGFFCAKLEVKA, via the coding sequence ATGAACCCCTTGGAGCGGTATGCGCCGCTCGTCGACGACGAGGAGACGTTCTTCGCGGCCTGCGAGCGACCGCTTCCGTCCGTCGTCCGCGTGAACACCATCAAGACGACGCCCGCCCGCGCCCGCGAGGCGCTCGACGAGGAGGGCGTCGGTTACGAACCGGCCGGATGGCACGACGGCATCCTGAAACTCGACGGCCGCAGTCCGGGCACGACGTGGCCGTACTTCCACGGCTGGCTCCACGGCCAAGAGGAGGTGTCGGCGCTGCCGGCGCTGGCCGTCGACCCCGAACCGGGCGAGTTCGTCTGGGACGCCTGCGCCGCGCCGGGGAGTAAGACGACCCAACTCGCCGCGCAGATGGACGACACCGGCCTCCTCGTCGGCAACGACAACAACCTCGGCCGTCTCTCGGCACTCCGACACAACGCCGAGCGACTCGGTGTGACCAACTTGGCAGTCACGAACCAGGACGCCAGAAACTTCTCGCTCAAACCGTTCGGCTCCGACCAGTTCGGCGGTCGTAGATACGACAGCGACGGCGGCGACGACGATGGCGACAACGACGCGCCCGCCGACGCGGCACGGGAGGCGTTCGACCGGGCGCTCGTCGACGCCCCCTGTTCCTGTGAGGGCACGGTCCGCAAGAACCCCGACGTGCTCGACCAGTGGACGCTGGACCACGTTCACAGCGTCGCCGGCATCCAGAAAGGCGTCCTCCGCCGCGCGATCCAGGCGACGAAGCCCGGCGGCACCGTCGTCTACTCGACGTGCACCTTCGCCCCCGAGGAGAACGAGGCCATCCTCAGCCACGCGCTGGAGGAAGAAGACTGCCGGATGGTCGAGTTCGACTCGCCGCTCGAAACGGTGCCGGGCGTCACCGAGTGGGACGACGAGGAGTACCACCCCGACGTGACGAAAGCCCACCGCGTCTACCCGCATCACAACGACACGGGCGGGTTCTTCTGCGCAAAGCTGGAGGTGAAAGCGTGA
- a CDS encoding transcriptional initiation protein Tat: MKRRAFATTLLSALSAGCLSSLPQATGPRGPPEEPATGPGEEPEEDPLSVEAFDYEGTEDDELRTFGTVDNQSPEERTGTVTVEVTIDDEETAETTEVTVEGDSTAEFETVVSVSFGAFQRNGQLQVSVQSS; encoded by the coding sequence ATGAAACGACGGGCGTTCGCGACGACACTCCTCTCGGCGCTTTCGGCGGGCTGTCTCTCCTCGCTCCCGCAGGCGACGGGGCCGCGCGGCCCACCCGAGGAACCGGCGACCGGCCCCGGCGAGGAGCCCGAGGAGGACCCGCTCTCAGTCGAGGCGTTCGACTACGAAGGAACCGAAGACGACGAACTGCGCACCTTCGGCACCGTTGATAATCAGAGCCCGGAGGAACGGACCGGGACGGTGACCGTCGAGGTGACCATCGACGACGAGGAGACCGCCGAGACCACCGAAGTGACCGTCGAGGGCGACTCGACGGCGGAGTTCGAGACGGTCGTCTCCGTCTCGTTCGGGGCGTTCCAGCGCAACGGGCAGTTGCAGGTGTCGGTCCAGTCGAGTTAA
- a CDS encoding right-handed parallel beta-helix repeat-containing protein — MNIRDIRVFGVVTIVVLSVFGGFVGIAAGQTGATSIDECTVITESGRYVLTGDIRDARGLVDDERRICIQIQANNVTFDGDGHVIDGVGSRTSDGIQTSSENVTVRDVTVSDWGTGIYVFGSGINMVVENVVAENNRFGIASSDGDLTVRDSHARENDVGISGDFGSFTVERSAVYDNGLGILSSETEVRIVDSVVRDNDGVGIEVFVGRATVAQNTIEGNEIGLYLFGTADGTFERNSITDNRRHGILVEGAMEFEDSDRNVIRENTVERNGVNGIYLVGRTAENLVERNSVNDNGNDGIGIQGSDGDVAVEHRIVRNTVTGNVDDGISLGEGAERNEIRNNVVAGNGGDGIFVRGAEATTVVSNEFRGNAVNGVFVTGGAAGTVVESNTVLENRNDGIGLGEATETVVDDNEVRNNRDDGIGLGEGSDGTELVDNVVTRNGDDGFFLRGTDGNTLDGNVVRDNGDDGIYLLRADDNEIVDNEVVSNDDEGIELDNSDDNLVEDNDVRDNGGREILVRNGSGGNVVRNN, encoded by the coding sequence ATGAATATTCGTGATATACGGGTGTTCGGAGTCGTAACGATTGTCGTCCTATCGGTGTTCGGCGGGTTCGTCGGCATCGCCGCCGGGCAGACCGGAGCGACGTCCATCGACGAGTGTACGGTCATCACGGAGTCGGGGCGCTACGTTCTGACGGGTGATATCAGAGACGCCAGAGGCCTCGTCGACGACGAACGTCGAATCTGTATCCAAATCCAGGCCAATAACGTCACGTTCGACGGTGACGGCCACGTCATCGACGGCGTCGGAAGCCGAACGAGTGACGGTATCCAGACTAGCAGCGAGAATGTGACGGTCCGCGATGTCACCGTCTCCGACTGGGGAACCGGCATATACGTTTTCGGCAGCGGCATTAACATGGTCGTCGAGAACGTCGTCGCCGAGAACAACCGCTTCGGTATCGCCTCCTCGGACGGTGACCTGACCGTTCGCGATAGCCACGCGCGCGAGAACGACGTGGGTATCTCGGGTGACTTCGGTAGCTTCACCGTCGAACGTAGCGCCGTCTACGACAACGGACTCGGCATCCTGAGTTCCGAAACTGAGGTTCGTATCGTCGACAGCGTCGTCCGCGACAACGACGGCGTCGGGATCGAGGTGTTCGTCGGGCGCGCCACCGTCGCGCAGAACACCATCGAGGGCAACGAGATCGGCCTCTACCTCTTCGGCACCGCCGACGGTACCTTCGAGCGCAACAGCATCACCGACAATCGCCGCCACGGCATCCTCGTCGAAGGCGCGATGGAGTTCGAGGACTCCGACCGCAACGTGATTCGCGAGAACACCGTCGAGCGCAACGGTGTCAACGGTATCTACCTCGTGGGCCGCACCGCCGAGAACCTCGTCGAGCGCAACAGCGTCAACGACAACGGTAACGACGGTATCGGCATCCAGGGCAGCGACGGCGACGTCGCCGTCGAGCACCGAATCGTCCGCAACACCGTAACCGGAAACGTTGACGACGGCATCAGCCTCGGCGAGGGCGCAGAACGCAACGAGATTCGCAACAACGTCGTCGCCGGAAACGGCGGTGACGGTATCTTCGTCCGCGGTGCCGAGGCGACCACCGTCGTCTCGAACGAGTTCAGAGGCAACGCCGTCAACGGCGTCTTCGTGACGGGCGGTGCTGCGGGCACTGTCGTCGAATCGAACACTGTCCTCGAGAACCGCAACGACGGTATCGGACTCGGCGAAGCCACCGAAACCGTCGTCGACGACAACGAGGTCCGGAACAACCGCGACGACGGTATCGGACTCGGTGAGGGCTCGGACGGGACCGAACTCGTCGACAACGTCGTCACCCGTAACGGCGACGACGGGTTCTTCCTCCGCGGGACGGACGGAAACACCCTCGACGGTAACGTCGTCCGCGACAACGGCGACGACGGTATCTACCTGCTGCGCGCCGACGACAACGAGATCGTCGACAACGAGGTCGTGAGCAACGACGACGAGGGCATCGAACTCGACAATTCCGACGACAACCTCGTCGAGGACAACGACGTCCGCGACAACGGCGGCCGCGAGATACTCGTACGCAACGGATCGGGCGGCAACGTCGTTCGCAACAACTGA